In a genomic window of Sporosarcina trichiuri:
- a CDS encoding aldehyde dehydrogenase family protein translates to MKLNNYINGNWETDGGAEYTDVLNPANGDKLAEVRLSTADDVDKAVAAAKAAQKKWARVPAPKRADYLYEIGRLMVEKKEHLAQTLTKEMGKVIEEARGEVQEGIDMAYYMAGEGRRLFGETVPSELDNKFAMSVRAPIGVVGLITPWNFPVAIATWKSFPAIVAGNTFLWKPATETPMMAYEMALIFEEAGLPAGVANIVFGSGGTVGTAMIEHPDVRVISFTGSTETGRHVAELGGRHLKKVSLEMGGKNAIIVMDDADLDLAVEGILWSAYGTAGQRCTACSRVIAHSAIKEELEQKLLESMKTLTIGNGTDESVKIGPVINEKSIEKIQYYVGVGKEEGATLLAGGSQLTEGHYTGGHYFEPTLFTDVKADSRLAQEEIFGPVISLIEVNSLEEAIDVNNGVKYGLSSSIFSRDVNKIFQAQRDLDTGIVYVNAGTTGAEIHLPFGGTKGTGNGHRDSGVAALDVFTEWKSIYVDFSGTLQRAQIDNN, encoded by the coding sequence ATGAAACTGAACAACTATATCAACGGAAACTGGGAAACTGACGGAGGGGCGGAGTATACCGATGTCCTGAATCCGGCTAATGGGGACAAGCTGGCGGAAGTCCGGCTGTCGACAGCAGATGACGTGGACAAGGCAGTCGCCGCCGCGAAAGCCGCGCAGAAAAAGTGGGCGCGTGTGCCGGCGCCGAAGCGGGCGGATTACTTGTATGAAATCGGCCGGCTCATGGTGGAGAAGAAGGAGCATCTCGCACAAACACTGACGAAGGAAATGGGCAAAGTCATCGAAGAAGCGCGTGGTGAAGTGCAGGAAGGAATCGACATGGCGTATTACATGGCAGGTGAAGGCCGCCGGCTGTTCGGTGAAACAGTGCCGTCCGAGCTCGACAACAAGTTCGCGATGAGTGTCCGGGCGCCGATCGGGGTCGTCGGTCTGATCACCCCATGGAACTTCCCGGTGGCCATCGCGACATGGAAATCATTCCCGGCGATCGTCGCGGGCAACACGTTCCTCTGGAAACCGGCGACCGAAACGCCGATGATGGCATACGAAATGGCACTCATCTTTGAAGAGGCCGGTCTGCCGGCAGGGGTCGCCAACATCGTCTTCGGCAGCGGAGGCACCGTCGGCACGGCGATGATCGAACATCCCGACGTGCGCGTCATCTCGTTCACCGGCTCCACGGAAACCGGCCGCCATGTCGCGGAACTCGGCGGCCGTCACCTGAAGAAAGTGTCACTCGAGATGGGCGGCAAGAACGCCATCATCGTCATGGATGACGCCGATCTCGACCTCGCCGTCGAAGGCATCCTCTGGAGCGCGTATGGAACAGCCGGCCAGCGCTGCACCGCCTGCAGCCGGGTCATCGCGCATTCCGCCATCAAGGAAGAGCTCGAACAGAAACTGCTCGAGTCAATGAAAACCCTCACGATCGGCAACGGAACGGATGAATCCGTCAAAATCGGGCCGGTCATCAATGAAAAATCGATCGAGAAGATCCAGTACTACGTCGGTGTCGGGAAAGAAGAGGGTGCGACACTGCTCGCAGGCGGCAGCCAGCTGACAGAAGGCCATTATACAGGCGGTCATTACTTCGAACCGACCCTGTTCACGGACGTCAAGGCGGACAGCCGTCTCGCGCAGGAAGAGATCTTCGGTCCGGTCATTTCACTGATCGAAGTGAACAGTCTGGAAGAGGCAATCGACGTTAACAACGGTGTCAAATACGGGCTGTCGAGCTCAATCTTCTCACGGGATGTCAATAAGATCTTCCAGGCGCAGCGCGATCTTGACACGGGGATCGTCTACGTCAATGCCGGCACGACCGGCGCGGAGATCCATCTGCCGTTCGGCGGGACAAAAGGGACCGGAAACGGCCACCGCGATTCGGGCGTGGCGGCGCTCGACGTGTTCACGGAGTGGAAGAGCATCTATGTGGATTTCAGCGGCACATTGCAGCGGGCACAGATCGACAATAACTAA
- a CDS encoding saccharopine dehydrogenase family protein: MKVVVLGAGLMGKEAVRDLVKQDAVTAVYLADQDVRKAENFADDLLSDKLSILVLDARNELQLSEVIALGDVVINALFYTFNETAARLAIEAGVHYVDLGGHIGGATDAVLAMDEAAQAKGVTVIPDLGVAPGMINILAGYGADKLDTVESIKLYVGGVPAEPEPPLNYNIVFSLEGVFDHYTDPSRVIREGEIIELPSLSEIETIEFDGFGPMEAFHTSGGTSTLLGSFPDVRTLEYKTLRYPGHAEKFQLLVDLGLLSRESVIQVDGKPLRVRDVMRAHLTPQLLLGDKKDAVLLRVLVSGEASGMPATYEYNMTVTKDMEMNETAMALATANTISVVAQMIGTGDITKRGVHPPECIVPGHLYIEEMKKRGVIIDENVLTGEASL, from the coding sequence ATGAAAGTCGTCGTACTCGGAGCGGGACTCATGGGAAAAGAAGCGGTGCGGGATCTGGTGAAGCAGGATGCGGTCACAGCGGTCTATCTGGCGGATCAGGACGTGCGGAAAGCGGAGAACTTCGCGGACGACCTGCTGTCCGACAAGCTGAGCATCCTCGTGCTCGATGCGCGGAACGAACTCCAGCTGAGCGAGGTCATTGCGCTCGGCGACGTCGTCATCAATGCCCTGTTCTATACGTTCAATGAAACCGCAGCCCGGCTCGCCATCGAAGCGGGCGTCCACTATGTCGATCTCGGCGGCCACATCGGCGGTGCGACGGATGCCGTGCTCGCGATGGACGAAGCTGCACAGGCGAAAGGCGTCACGGTCATCCCGGACCTCGGGGTCGCCCCGGGGATGATCAACATCCTCGCAGGTTACGGTGCGGACAAACTCGACACCGTGGAGTCGATCAAGCTGTACGTCGGCGGGGTGCCGGCCGAACCTGAACCGCCGCTCAATTACAATATCGTATTCTCGCTCGAAGGTGTCTTCGACCATTACACCGACCCGTCACGCGTCATCCGCGAAGGCGAAATCATCGAGCTGCCGTCGCTATCCGAAATCGAGACGATCGAATTCGACGGTTTCGGCCCGATGGAAGCGTTCCATACGTCCGGCGGCACATCGACACTGCTCGGCTCCTTCCCGGACGTCCGCACGCTCGAGTACAAGACGCTCCGCTATCCGGGGCACGCGGAGAAGTTTCAGCTGCTCGTCGATCTTGGGCTGCTGTCACGGGAATCCGTCATCCAGGTCGATGGGAAGCCGCTTCGTGTCCGCGATGTCATGCGCGCCCATCTGACGCCGCAGCTGCTGCTCGGCGACAAGAAGGACGCTGTGCTGCTGCGGGTTCTCGTCAGCGGGGAAGCATCCGGTATGCCGGCGACCTACGAATACAACATGACCGTCACGAAGGACATGGAGATGAACGAAACGGCGATGGCGCTTGCGACCGCGAATACGATCTCCGTCGTCGCCCAGATGATCGGAACCGGTGACATCACGAAGCGCGGCGTCCACCCGCCGGAATGTATCGTGCCGGGGCACCTGTATATCGAAGAGATGAAAAAACGCGGGGTTATCATCGATGAGAACGTACTGACCGGCGAAGCATCCTTGTAA
- a CDS encoding serpin family protein has product MRKKGIAAALLGAALLLTACGTVQAPAPDGEEEEEMTDKISGEFGQDDYRQLADPSMALSRQLLERAEADDDGNVFVSPVSLLAALSMLQNGADGETRAGILAAMQASGLDEDSLNRANASLLDRLQNNDSFTLTMANSVWVNDGFTLQQPFKDVLSSYYLAASEEIDAGDDASADRMNDWVKRQTNGKIEEIVQAPLSGDLVLYLLNAVYFKAPWKYPFLESATEEGAFRLSDGSRADVPIMNLQEELPYRETDQFQAVSLPYGEDGRMRMDVYVPKEGTAAEDFPAFLTAEQRNGWQDAKTRPGTVLLPKFSLSYEVELNEVLSTIGMQRAFGSDAELGRLVEEEKDKLYVSSVLQKTYLSVDEAGTEAAAVTSTSVDVTSAPLAEPFTLKADRPFLIEIRDRDSGLVLFAGKIGNPVQEK; this is encoded by the coding sequence ATGCGGAAAAAAGGGATTGCGGCCGCTCTGCTTGGCGCTGCGCTCCTGCTGACGGCGTGCGGGACGGTGCAGGCGCCGGCACCCGATGGAGAAGAGGAAGAAGAGATGACAGACAAGATCAGCGGGGAGTTCGGACAGGACGACTACCGTCAGCTGGCTGATCCATCGATGGCGCTGTCCCGGCAGCTGCTGGAACGCGCAGAAGCGGATGACGACGGCAATGTGTTCGTCTCGCCGGTCAGCCTGCTGGCGGCGCTGTCGATGCTGCAGAACGGAGCGGACGGAGAAACGCGGGCTGGCATCCTTGCGGCCATGCAGGCATCCGGATTGGATGAAGACTCGCTCAACCGGGCGAACGCCTCGCTGCTCGACCGGCTGCAGAATAATGACAGTTTCACTCTGACGATGGCCAATTCCGTCTGGGTCAATGACGGGTTCACGCTCCAGCAGCCGTTCAAGGACGTGCTGAGCTCCTATTATCTTGCGGCGTCAGAGGAGATCGATGCGGGCGATGATGCTTCTGCAGACCGCATGAACGACTGGGTGAAACGGCAGACGAACGGCAAGATCGAGGAGATCGTACAGGCGCCGCTCAGCGGGGATCTAGTGCTGTATCTGCTGAATGCCGTCTATTTCAAAGCACCCTGGAAGTACCCATTCCTGGAAAGTGCCACCGAAGAGGGGGCCTTCCGTCTTTCGGACGGCAGCCGGGCGGACGTGCCGATCATGAACCTGCAGGAGGAACTTCCATACCGGGAGACCGATCAGTTCCAGGCCGTCTCCCTGCCCTACGGGGAAGACGGCCGCATGCGGATGGACGTCTACGTGCCAAAAGAAGGGACGGCAGCCGAAGACTTTCCGGCATTCCTGACAGCTGAACAGCGGAACGGCTGGCAGGATGCAAAGACACGGCCCGGCACTGTCCTGCTGCCGAAGTTCAGCCTGTCGTACGAAGTTGAACTGAACGAAGTCCTGTCGACAATCGGCATGCAGCGGGCGTTCGGATCGGATGCCGAACTCGGCCGTCTTGTGGAAGAGGAGAAGGATAAGCTGTATGTCAGCAGTGTCCTGCAGAAGACCTATCTGTCGGTGGATGAAGCCGGCACGGAGGCGGCCGCGGTGACGTCCACGTCCGTTGACGTAACATCGGCGCCGCTCGCTGAACCGTTCACACTGAAGGCGGATCGGCCGTTCCTCATCGAAATCCGCGACCGGGATTCGGGGCTTGTCCTCTTCGCCGGCAAGATCGGAAATCCTGTGCAGGAAAAATGA
- a CDS encoding acyl-CoA dehydrogenase family protein: protein MDFTFTEDQQLLRQTARRYVDEQIIPNIADWERAGGFDPQVWKDFADLGFMGSCIPEQYGGSGLDYNSLAILCEELERGDTAFRTAVSVHTGLNSLTLLQWGTEEQKRKFLVPQAKGEKIGAYGLTEPGAGSDVAALASTAVRDGDEYILNGQKTWISLCDQADHFLVFAYTDKTKKHHGISAFIVERTRPGFSSKAIANKYGIRAGNTGELFFEDVRIPAANRLGEEGEGFKIAMSALDNGRFTVAAGAVGLISVCLEASTAYCEERHTFGKPIGDHQLVQRMIANMEAGYQMSRLLVYRAGELKNAGRRNTRETSLAKWQACDFANRAADDAFQIHGAYGYSDDYPVARYLRNSKAPVIYEGTREIHTIMQAEYVLGKRGDKPLNRMLPGWPFEEFL from the coding sequence ATGGACTTCACATTCACAGAAGATCAGCAGCTCCTGCGGCAGACGGCACGCCGCTATGTCGATGAACAGATCATCCCGAACATTGCAGACTGGGAACGCGCAGGCGGATTCGATCCGCAAGTATGGAAGGATTTCGCAGACCTCGGCTTCATGGGCTCCTGCATCCCGGAACAGTACGGCGGCAGCGGGCTCGACTACAATTCGCTCGCCATCCTGTGTGAGGAGCTGGAACGCGGGGATACGGCGTTCCGCACGGCGGTCTCGGTGCATACCGGCTTGAATTCACTGACCTTGCTGCAGTGGGGGACTGAGGAACAGAAGCGGAAATTCCTCGTACCGCAGGCGAAAGGCGAGAAGATCGGCGCCTATGGACTGACCGAGCCGGGGGCGGGCTCCGATGTAGCCGCCCTCGCCTCGACCGCCGTGCGGGATGGCGATGAGTATATCCTGAATGGCCAGAAGACGTGGATTTCACTGTGCGACCAGGCGGATCATTTCCTCGTCTTCGCCTATACCGACAAAACGAAAAAGCACCACGGCATCTCGGCGTTCATCGTCGAACGCACGCGTCCCGGGTTTTCATCCAAGGCAATTGCGAATAAATACGGCATCAGGGCCGGCAACACGGGTGAGCTGTTCTTCGAGGACGTGCGGATTCCGGCAGCGAACCGGCTCGGCGAAGAAGGCGAAGGGTTCAAGATCGCCATGTCGGCACTCGACAACGGCCGCTTCACCGTCGCGGCCGGCGCGGTCGGTCTCATCAGCGTGTGCCTTGAAGCGAGCACCGCATACTGCGAGGAACGGCATACGTTCGGCAAGCCGATCGGCGACCACCAGCTCGTCCAGCGCATGATCGCCAACATGGAGGCGGGCTATCAGATGAGCCGGTTGCTCGTGTACCGTGCCGGCGAACTGAAAAATGCCGGCCGCCGCAACACGCGGGAAACATCCCTCGCCAAATGGCAGGCGTGCGACTTCGCAAACCGGGCGGCGGACGACGCTTTCCAGATCCACGGCGCCTACGGCTACTCGGACGACTATCCCGTCGCCCGTTACCTGCGCAACTCGAAAGCACCCGTCATCTACGAAGGCACCCGCGAGATCCATACGATCATGCAGGCGGAATACGTCCTCGGCAAGCGCGGGGATAAGCCCTTGAACCGCATGCTGCCGGGGTGGCCGTTTGAGGAGTTTCTGTGA
- the darG gene encoding type II toxin-antitoxin system antitoxin DNA ADP-ribosyl glycohydrolase DarG: protein MIRSMQGNLLEDQAEAYVNTVNTVGVMGKGIALQFKQAFPDVFKQYAKDCKAGQVRVGRMHVVPVHGLAAPKYVINFPTKKHWRNPSELTYIQEGLRDLVQIIQELNLQSIAIPPLGCGNGGLEWPVVRTAIVEALAPLSIEVHLYEPAGAPPLDRMVIRTKRPNMTLGRALLISAMEQYAGPGYRMSLLEVQKLAYFLHEAGTLPKLQFEKNRFGPYAEALNHVLQDMEGHWIRGYGDRTAGAEIYLLEGAIEEAEEFLKNHPDAKFNLDRVSDLIYGFETPYDMELLATVHWVLKENASKATDKAFVVQSVQQWNERKNKMFPPRDIEQVWNYLLYEVKFAS, encoded by the coding sequence ATGATCCGTTCAATGCAGGGGAACTTACTGGAAGATCAGGCTGAAGCTTATGTAAATACGGTAAATACAGTAGGTGTCATGGGGAAAGGAATCGCCTTGCAGTTTAAACAAGCCTTTCCGGATGTATTTAAACAGTATGCGAAGGATTGTAAGGCCGGTCAGGTTCGAGTGGGGAGAATGCATGTAGTTCCAGTCCATGGGTTAGCCGCCCCTAAGTATGTCATCAACTTTCCGACAAAAAAGCATTGGCGTAATCCTTCTGAGCTTACGTATATACAGGAAGGTCTTCGCGATTTGGTGCAAATTATTCAAGAGCTGAACCTTCAGTCGATTGCCATTCCCCCGTTAGGCTGTGGAAATGGCGGATTAGAGTGGCCGGTTGTTCGGACTGCTATCGTGGAAGCCTTGGCGCCTCTTTCTATTGAAGTCCATTTGTATGAACCAGCAGGCGCACCTCCGTTGGATCGGATGGTAATTAGGACGAAACGGCCTAACATGACATTGGGAAGGGCCTTGCTGATCAGCGCCATGGAACAGTATGCGGGTCCGGGCTATCGGATGTCGTTATTGGAAGTACAGAAACTCGCGTATTTCTTGCATGAAGCAGGGACACTGCCGAAACTACAGTTCGAAAAGAATCGTTTCGGTCCCTATGCAGAAGCGCTCAATCATGTCCTGCAAGACATGGAAGGTCATTGGATCAGAGGATATGGGGATCGCACAGCAGGGGCTGAAATCTATCTGCTGGAAGGTGCTATAGAGGAAGCGGAAGAATTTTTGAAGAATCATCCGGACGCAAAGTTCAATTTGGATCGGGTCTCTGACTTAATATATGGATTCGAAACCCCTTATGACATGGAACTTCTGGCAACCGTTCACTGGGTGCTGAAAGAAAATGCATCAAAAGCAACAGATAAAGCGTTTGTTGTTCAATCCGTACAGCAATGGAATGAACGCAAGAATAAAATGTTCCCACCCCGTGACATTGAGCAAGTATGGAACTACTTGCTTTATGAGGTCAAGTTTGCTTCATAA
- the darT gene encoding type II toxin-antitoxin system toxin DNA ADP-ribosyl transferase DarT, with the protein MADNQLLYHLTHISNLPSILESGGLQSHAAMQMNQLQHQDIANQDVQARRNRTKIPVGKGGVLHDYVPFYFAARSPMLYYLYKQQISQEDVVYFMTSISTVQRNELDFVFTDAHAIRRLTNFYTDPIHLDQVDWQVMTSVYWHDIDEDMNRKARRQAEFLVYQEVPLSACLGFAVFDERAKVKLEYLLHGAGSTLPVAVRRQFYY; encoded by the coding sequence GTGGCGGATAATCAGCTCCTCTATCATTTAACACACATCAGCAATCTGCCTTCCATTCTAGAAAGTGGAGGATTGCAGTCACATGCAGCAATGCAGATGAATCAGCTGCAGCATCAGGATATTGCCAATCAGGACGTTCAAGCACGAAGAAACAGAACGAAGATCCCTGTTGGCAAAGGTGGAGTCCTGCACGACTATGTCCCATTCTACTTTGCAGCACGCTCGCCTATGTTGTACTACTTATACAAACAGCAAATTTCACAAGAAGACGTGGTATATTTCATGACAAGTATCTCAACTGTTCAACGGAACGAGCTGGATTTCGTGTTTACAGATGCACATGCCATCAGACGTTTAACGAACTTCTATACAGATCCAATCCATTTGGACCAAGTCGATTGGCAAGTGATGACCTCCGTTTATTGGCATGATATAGACGAGGACATGAATAGAAAAGCCAGGCGGCAAGCAGAATTCCTTGTCTATCAGGAAGTCCCTCTTTCAGCTTGTTTAGGATTTGCAGTTTTCGATGAACGAGCGAAGGTGAAGTTGGAATATTTATTACACGGGGCTGGCAGTACATTACCGGTTGCCGTCCGAAGACAGTTCTACTATTAG